The genomic interval CCTGCTGGGCGCTGGCCTGGGTTTCCAGGCCCATCATGGCGGCGAAGTCGTCGGCAACGGATTCGGCTGCGCGGGTCACGCCCAACAACGGCAAGCTGTCGATGGCTTGCGCCTGGGTGCGGATCAGTTGCAGTTCACGCTCTACTTCGTCGGCCAGCTCCGGGCGGCCGCTGCTGACCAGCTTGTCCCTTGCCAGCGACAGGCGACCGAGGTGCACGGTGGCGTCGAGCACTGGCAACAGGTAGCGGTTGGCATCGGCGCTGCCGCTGTCGCGGGCGTAGCCGGCCAGTTGTTCGAGGTTGGCCCCCAGCTCCCGCTCGGCCTGCAACAGCAGGGCTTGCGGGTCACCAGCCAGTTTACCGGCGGCCAGCAGCTCGTTGGCGGTGAAGGCCTGCAGGCTGTCGAGGCTGGGGCGCAGTTTGCCAGCCAGCTCAGTGGGCCACTCGGTCAGGGTGGCCTGAAGCTGCTGGTTGGCCTCCATGGCGGCGGCATGGCGCAGGGCATCGCCGCTGCCAAGGTAGACCTGGATATTACGTGCTGCCTGGTTCTGGAACTGCTGAGACAGGCCCAGGTAGCGCTCCATCATCTGGTAGGGGCGCTCCAGGGCACGCTGCGACCACCACAGGGTGGCGCCCAGGGCGAGACACACCGTTACCAGCAACAGGGTGTTGAAATTGGTCAGCCACTTCAGGCGCATCGCCGCGAACTTCCTGCGCAGGGGAGAGGTAGGCGCCTGAAGTTATTGCGATTTTGTGACGGGGTGATGACGACAGGGGCTTGGTGCCAGAAAAAAGTGGCACAGTGCCTTCATTTGTTTCACCTGCTCCGGCCTCTTCGCGGGTAAATCTGTTTCAAGGCTCCACTCGCACTACGCAATTACGCCCCGCATGCTTGGCCCGGTAAAGCGCTTCGTCCGCTGCACTGGCCATGGTCAGCGCGTCCAGCACCTCATCCAGCTGCACCACCCCGGCACTGAAGGTGCACTGCAAATCCCGCGGCTGCGCCGGGTAGATGATCTCTGCAAAGCGCCGGCGAATCTCGTCCAGCACCTTGTGCGCCGCGTCCAGCGCGGTATTGGGCATGACAATGGCGAACTCTTCACCGCCATAGCGGCCAATGAAATCGGTCTTGCGCAAGCGTTGCTTGAGGAACAGCGCCAGGCTCTTGATTACCCGGTCGCCCATGGGGTGGCCGTGGCGATCGTTGATCTTCTTGAAGTGGTCGATGTCGAGCATGGCAAAGCTCAACGGCTGCTGCTCACGGCGGGCGCGGAAGCTGCAGTCTTCCAGCAGTTGCAGGATGTGGGTGTGGTTGTACAGCCCGGTCAGGCTGTCGCGCACCATGCGCGCCTTCAGGTGCCGGGCGCGGGCGGCACGGTTGCGCACGGTGGTGATCAGGTGGCGTGAGCGAAACGGCTTGGTCAAGAAATCATCACCGCCCTCGCTCATGGCATCCAGCTGCTTGTCCAGGTCGTCCTCGGCAGACAGGTAGATGATCGGCACGCTCACATAGCGGTCGCTGTGGCGGATCACCTTGGCCAGTTCCGGGCCGGTGCAGGCTGGCATGTACAGGTCGAGGATGATCAGGTCGGGCTGGAAGTCGGCAAGCTCTGCCATGGTGCGGATCGGGTCGGTCAGGCTACGGGTGACCATGCCGGCGCTGGCCAGCACGCGCTCGGTATGCAGGGCCTGGGTGCGCGAATCGTCGATGATCAGCACACGCAGGGGGTCGTGCGGGGCGGCGTTGGTCAGCAACTCGACCTTTTCCAGCAGGCTGGAAGCCTCCAGGCTGCCGGTGAGAAAGTCCTGGCCACCGGCGCGCACGGCCGCCAGGCGGGTCGGGGTGTCGGCTTCATGGTGGCTGAAGAACAGCAGCGGAACAGGTTGCGCCACGCCCTTCTGCAGCTGGGTGGCCAGCAGCAGGCCTTGGCCGGCACCGGTGAAGTCGACATCCATGATCACGGCCGAGGGCGGGTATTCGCTGATCGAGGCGAGAAACGCCGCAGCGCTGGGCAGCGCTTGCACTAGCAGACCAAAAAATTCCAGTTGTTGAGCCAGGCGCTGGGCACGCTCGTGGTCCTGCAGCAGGATGTACACCGGTTTGCGCAGGGGCGGCTTGAGCACCTGATCGAGTGGGTCATCCTTGCGCAGGCCGCTACGCGTCAGCTGCTGGGCGGGGCACAGCGGGCTCGGCTCGACTGCTTGGCTCATGTCCTGGCTACTTATAGGTTGGGGTGTGCAGGGGCGATGATGGCTCTATGCTAGCAGCTCTTTTCAAAGACGTGACTGCCCTGTATCAACAAAGCGGCCAGAACGAATATTCAGTTGCTGACTGACAGGTCGCTTATGCGTACGGTGGTGTCTGCTTTATAGTGCTGCCATGCGGGCTTGCCGTGGCACC from Pseudomonas fortuita carries:
- a CDS encoding diguanylate cyclase, whose product is MSQAVEPSPLCPAQQLTRSGLRKDDPLDQVLKPPLRKPVYILLQDHERAQRLAQQLEFFGLLVQALPSAAAFLASISEYPPSAVIMDVDFTGAGQGLLLATQLQKGVAQPVPLLFFSHHEADTPTRLAAVRAGGQDFLTGSLEASSLLEKVELLTNAAPHDPLRVLIIDDSRTQALHTERVLASAGMVTRSLTDPIRTMAELADFQPDLIILDLYMPACTGPELAKVIRHSDRYVSVPIIYLSAEDDLDKQLDAMSEGGDDFLTKPFRSRHLITTVRNRAARARHLKARMVRDSLTGLYNHTHILQLLEDCSFRARREQQPLSFAMLDIDHFKKINDRHGHPMGDRVIKSLALFLKQRLRKTDFIGRYGGEEFAIVMPNTALDAAHKVLDEIRRRFAEIIYPAQPRDLQCTFSAGVVQLDEVLDALTMASAADEALYRAKHAGRNCVVRVEP